The Kineococcus endophyticus region CCGGAGGAGGCCGGGGCCTACGTGCGCACCCTGCTCGCCACCGGGCCGCTGGGGTCCCGGGTGGAGGGGCTCGACGCCGTCGGCGACCCGTACCTGCAGGCCTTCGTCGCGGCCAAGGCCGCCCACGCGCGCGAACGGCAGGTCGTCCTCGCCCTCGGGGAGGTCTCGGTCGCCGGTCGCGTCGCCGACCCGGTCGACGTCACCACGGTGCTGGGCAACCTGGTGGACAACGCCGTCAACGCCGCCGCGGGCAGTCCCGACGCCCGGGTCGAGGTGGACCTGGTGCAGGAGGGCGCGGACCTCGTCGTGGCCGTCGCCGACTCCGGGGCCGGAGTTCTGGAAGCACTGCGCGACAGCGTGTTCGAGACGGGGGTCAGCACCCGCGACGAGGAGGGCCACGGCATCGGCCTCGGCCTGGTGCGGCAGGTGGCCCGCGCCCGGGGCGGCGACGCGTGGCTGGCTCCCGCATCGGCCGGGTCCGGCGCCGTCTTCGTCGTGCGGCTCCCCGGGGCCCTGACCCCCGTGCACCAGCTGGAGGTGCCGTGACGGGCGGCGGTCTGCGCGTCCTCGTGGTCGACGACGACTTCCGCGTCGCGTCGCTGCACGCCGGGTACGTGGACGCCGTCGCCGGGTTCGAGGTGGCCGGGACCGCCGGGTCGGTCGCGCAGGCCCGGACGCTGCTCGCCCGCCAGCAGGCGGCCGGCACCCCCGTCGACCTCGCGCTGCTGGACGTCTACCTCCCGGACGGGTCCGGGCTCGACCTCCTCGGGTCCTGCGACGCCTTCGTGCTCAGCGCGGCCGGTGAACCGGGCTCGTTCCGTCGTGCGGTGCGCTGCGGGGCGCTGGGCTACCTCGTCAAACCGTTCGGCGAGGCCGTCCTGCACACCCGGCTGCGCGCCTACGCCCGCTACCGCAGGGTGCTCGCCACGGCCGAGGAGCACGGTCAGCCCCTCGACCAGGACGTCGCCGACGCCGCCTTCCGCGCCCTGCACGCCGACGCCGCGGCCACCCGCGGGGGGAGCGCCGCGACGAGCGCCACCCGCGACCTCGTCCTGCGGGCCCTCGCCGAGGCCGCCGAGCCGCTGTCGGCCGCCGACGTCGCGGCCGCCACCGGGATCTCGCGGGCCACCGCCCAGCGCCACCTCGCCGCGCTCGACGGGGAGGGCAAGCTCGCCCTTCGCCTGCGCTACGGGGCCACGGGACGGCCCGAGCAGCGCTACGCGCCGCTGACCTGAGCCCGACGTGACCCGATCGGGTGACTTCAGGGCCGTTCGGGGTGGGTCGTCGTGACGCGGCCGACCGGGTGAAGTAGACAGAACGTGTGGGCTCGATGACGATGAGCAGTCAACGAGCTGCTCAGGTGAAGCCAGCGCCTGGAGTGGCCCGCGTGACACGAGGGACGACGACGAGGAAGGACCCCGGGATGAGCCGCTGGCCCTGGTCGGCGCGGCACTCGGCGGGCGACGACGTCCGCACCCGGGTCGTGCCCTGGGCGATCGTCTCGCCCCTCGTGGTGGTGGGCGTGGTCGCCCTCGTCGAGGTGCTCGCCGCCGGAGGGCCCTCGCTGCGGGTGCTGCTGGCCGCGCTGGCCGGTGGCCTGGTCGCCGCTCTCCTGCTCCTCGTCCTGGCCCTGCAGTCGGCCGTGCGCCTCGACGGCGAGGGCCGTCACCAGCAGGAGGCGCTCGACGCCGCCCTGCGGCAGGCGCTGCACGACCCGCTGACCGACCTCGGCAACCGCCAGCTGTTCACCGACCGCCTCCAGCACGCCCTGGCCCGCCGCAGCTCCGGCGCCTGCGCCGTCCTGTACCTCGACCTCGACGGGTTCAAGGGCGTGAACGACACCCACGGGCACGCCGTGGGCGACATCGTCCTCGTCGAGGTCGCGAACCGGCTGCGCGCCGCCGTGCGCCCCGAGGACACCGTGGCCCGGTTCGGCGGCGACGAGTTCGCCGTCCTGTGCGAGGACCTGGCCGACGAGCTGAACGCCTCGCGCATCGCCGAGCGCGTCGTGAACTCCATCGCCGACCGGCCCATCGAGTTCGGTGGTGGCCGTCGCCTGGTCATCACTCCCAGCGTGGGCATCGCGCTGGCCCGCGACGAGGCGGACGCCTCGAAGCTCCTGCGCCGGGCCGACGCCGCGCTGTACCGGGCGAAGGAGGGCGGCAAGGCCCGTTCGGAACTCTTCGACGAGCGCATGCAGGCCCAGGCCGTCGACACGCTGCAGACCGAGGACGACCTCGCCCTCGCCGTGGCCGAGGGGCAGTTGCGCCTGCACTACCAGCCGATCGTCGACCTGCGCGACGGGCACGTGCAGGGCGTCGAGGCGCTGCTGCGCTGGCAGCACCCCCGCCGGGGGTTGCTGCAGCCGGCCGAGTTCGTGCCGCTGGCCGAGCGCAGCGGCCTCATCGTCGACATCGGCAAGTGGGTCATCGACGAGGCGTGGAAGACGTTGGAGCACTGGTACTCCACCATCGAGGACTGCCGCCTGACCATCGCCGTGAACGTCTCGCGGCGCCAGCTTGCCAACGCCGAACTGCTCGACGCCGTCGCGTCCTCGCAGCCGACCGGTCCGGCCGGGAACGCGCTGCTGGTCGAGGTGAGCGAGGAACTCCTCGTCGCCGACGCGAACGCGGGGTTCTCGACGTTGCACGCGCTGCGGATGATGGGCGTCCGCGTCGCGGTCGACGACTTCGGGGCGGGGGTCTCCTCGCTCGCCCACCTGCAGACGATGCCCATCGACCACGTCAAGGTGGACCGGCACTTCGTCGCCGGGCTCGGCCGGCACCGCCAGGACGAGGCGGTCGTCGCCGGGATCATCGGCATGGCGAAGAACATGGGCGTGGGCGTCGTGGCGGAGGGCGTGGAGTCCTCCGACCAGCTCGAGGCGCTGAAGCGGCTCGGCTGCGACTCGGCCCAGGGTTTCCTCCTCGGCCGGCCGAGTCCGGACGTGCGCGACGTCGTGGACCTGCCGGCCCTGGAGGCACGGCAGGGCGCTGCTCCCGCTGTGCAGGAGGCGGTGCGGTAGGTTCCCGGGGTGCCGCGGATCGACCTCGAGGACCTCGACGACCCCCGGTACACGGGTTTCCTGCGCGACTTCACCGCGCTGCGCGACGTGCAGCTGCGGACGCGCCGGGAGCCGGCCGAGGGGTTGTTCCTGGCCGAGAGCGTCGAGGTGATCCGCCGGGCGTTGGAGAACGGGTACGCGCCGCGGTCGTTCCTCGTCTCCCCGCACCGGTACGCCGAGCTCGCCGGGGACCTGCCCGACGACGCCCCGGTCTTCGTGGCGCCGCCCCGGACCGTCGAGGCGTTGACCGGTGTCGACCTGCACCGCGGGGCGCTGGGGTCCTTCGCGCGTCCGGCGCCGCGCAGCGTGGCCGACCTGCTGGCGGCGCTGCCGCCCGGCCCGGCCCGGCTCGTCGTGCTCGAGGACATCGCCGACGCCACGAACGTCGGCGCCATCGTCCGGTCGGTCGCGGCGTTCGGGGTCGACGGGTTCGTCGTGAGCCCGCGGTGCGCCGACCCGCTGTACCGGCGCAGCGTGCGCGTCTCGATGGGGACCGTCCTGCACCTGCCGTGGGCGCGGGCGGTGTCCTGGCCGGGGGACCTCGACCTCCTGCGCGAGGCGGGGTTCACGGTCGCCGCGCTCGCCCTGTCGGACGACTCGGTGGCGCTGGGGGAGTTCGCGGCGCCCGAGCGGCTCGCGTTCCTGCTCGGCACGGAGGGGGACGGGCTGAGCCGGCGGGCGGTGGCCGCCGCCGACGTCGTCGTCCGCATCCCCATGGACCCGCGCGTCGACAGCCTCAACGTCGCCGCCGCGAGCGCGGTCGCGTTGTGGGAGACGCGGCGGGCGTAGCGTGGACCGCGTGCGCGTCGCCGTCCTGGGAGCCGGAGCGTGGGGGACGACCGTCGCCGGTGTCCTCGCGCAAAGCGCCGACGTCGCGTTGTGGTGCCGGCGGGGCGAACTCGCCGAGGAGGTCGCGGCGACCCGCGAGAACTCCCGCTACCTGCCCGGCGTGGAACTGCCGGACCGGATCCTCGCGACCCCCGACGTCGCGGTGGCCCTGGGTGGGGCGTCGCTGGTCGTGCTGGCCGTACCGTTGCAGCAGTTGCGGTCCCGGCTCGCCGCCTGGCGACCGGAGTTCCCCGACGTTCCGGTCGTGAACCTCGCCAAGGGCGTCGAGACGGCGACGGGGCAGTTCGGGACGGAGGTCGTGCAGGACGTGCTGCGCGACCGGCAGGTGCTCGCGCTGTCGGGACCGAACCTCGCCGCCGAGATCGCACGCGGACAACCGGCGGCCACGGTCGTGGCGGGGTCGGACGCCGCGGTGGCGACGGCCGTCGCGACCGCCTTCACGACACCGCAGTTCCACGCGCACGCGGTCACCGACGTCGTCGGGGTCGACGTCGCGGGTGCGTTCAAGAACGTCGTGGCCCTCGCGGTCGGGATGGTCGAGGGCGCCGGGCTGGGGGCGAACGCGCGGGCGGCGGTGCTGACGCTGGGTCTCAGCGAGATGGCCGCCCTCGGCGGGCGGCTCGGGGCGCGGCCGGAGACGTTCCTGGGCCTGGCCGGGGCCGGGGACCTCGTCGCCACGAGCACGTCGACGCTCTCGCGCAACCACCGCGTCGGGCTGGCGCTGGGGGAGGGGTTGCCGCTCGCGGACGCGGTCGGCCGGGCCGGCGGGACCGCCGAGGGGGTCGCCACTGCCCCCGCCCTGCTCCGCCGCGACGCCGACCTGCCGTTCGTCCGCGACGTCGTGGCGGTGCTCGCGGGGGAGCGGTCACCCGTCGCCGCGGTGTCCCGCCTGCTGTCGGCGACCTGAGACCAGGCGCCGCAGCGCGCACCAGGCCACCGGCAGGTACGGGGCCGGGCCGTCGAACGTCGTGACGCACCCGCCCGGGACGGCACGGACGGCGTGGGCCATCCGGATCCCGAGGACGCGCCACGACCACGTCATGGCGTCCTCGTCGACCGCGGTGATCGTGAAGCGGAGTCGGACCGGTCCGCCGTGGACGCGACCCGTGACGCCTTCGGCGATCCGGTCCGCGTCGGCGTCCACGGACGTCATGTGCGGGGCCCAGGTCGGCCAGCGGGCGATCTGCGCGTAGTCCGCCCAGACCGCCGTGGCCGGCCGCGGGCCCCGCACCGTCAGGCGCATGTCAGCCCTGCGCGATGTCCATGGCGATGTCCACGACCTCCGCGCCCGGGAGGGCGGCGAGGTCGTCGCCCCGGACGACGAGCTTGGAGCGGCGCAGGCCGGAGCCGACGAGCAGCCAGTCGGTGTCGGCGACCCGCTGGTCGACGAGGACCCGCCAGCCGGCGGGGAGTCCGACCGGGGTGATGCCGCCGTACTCCATGCCGGACTCCTCCACGGCGCGGTCCATCGACAGGAACGAGGCCTTGCGCACCTCCAGCAGCCGCTTGACGGCGCCGTTGACGTCGGCCCGGGTGCTCGCCAGGACGACGCACGCGGCGATGCGTTCCTCACCCTCCCGCTTGCCCGCGACGACGACGCAGTTCGCCGACCCGTCGAGCGGGACGCCGGCCGCCTCGACCAGGGCCGCGGTGTCGGCGAGGTCCGGATCGATGTCGGCGACCCACGCGCCCTCCGGCAGGACCGCCCGGACCGCCTCGGGGAGGAGCTCAGGGTGCTCGGCCGCGGGCAGGAGGGTCAGTGAGCCGGCCGCGCGCTGCGGACCACTCACCGGGAGTAGACGGGGCTGAGCGTCGCCCGCGCCAGCACGTGGCCCAACGACGTGAAGGCGGCGACGGTCGGCGTCGCACCCTCGGGCAGGCCGAGCGACTCGACGTCGAGGGCGTGCACGGCGAAGACGTACCGGTGCTCGCGGTCTCCGGGCGGCGGCGCCGCCCCCGTGAAGTCCTGGGTGCCCATGTCGTTGCGCAGGACGGTGGCGCCCTGCGGGGCCGTGGCGCCCTGCTCCAGGCTCGTGACGCCCACCGGGACGTCGACGACCGCCCAGTGCCAGAACCCGGCCGGCGTCGGCGCGTCGGGGTCGAAGCAGTTCACGAGGAAGCTCTTCGTGCCCTCGGGGAACCCGTCCCAGCTCAACTGCGGCGAGACGTTGCCGCCGGCGTGCTTCTCGTCCATCTGCTCACCCGACGTGACGTCGGTGGAGTGCAGCGCGAAGCTCGGCACCGTGGGGAGCAGGGAGTAGGGGTCCGGGGCGATGGGTCGTTCGAGGTCCATGCACCCGACGCTAACGGGCGCGGGCCGGACCGGCCCCTCGACCGGTCCGGACCGCGTTCCCAGGAGCTGCGCGTCAGTCCTTGCGGACCAGGGGGGCGTCCAGCGGCTGGTCCTTGCCGTACAGGACGGCCTGCGTCGCGCGGTGTGCCTTGGGGTTCAGCACGATCGGCGCGAGCAGGTTCATGGTGGCCTTCTCGGCCCCGCCCTGCATGTTGACGACGGCCAGCACGGCCCCGTCCTTCTCGTCGACGATCTCCAGGGAACGCGCGGTGTCCCCGTCGATCATCGGCTCGTAGTCGGGGTAGAAGGGCATGGGGTCGGCGACGACCAGCTGGAGGCTGGGGTCCGACGTGGACCGCATGGTGAAGAACAGGCCGTCCTCGTCGAGGGGTTCGAGCTCGAAGCTGCGGTGCTCCTCGAGACCCACGAGGGGGGAGATGAACTCGATCTTGGGAGTTGTTTCGGAAGCGATGCTCACAACGACGATCCCTTCGTCTGCAAGCCCCCGAGGACTCCTCCCGGGGGCAGGTCGCTGGCTGCTCGGCCACTACAGACAGTAGCGAAGAATCAGCGATCCGTCGCGGCACTCGTGTCTCTCCCGGAACGCACGAACGCCCCGCCGACAGCTCGGCGGGGCGCTTGGTGCGTGGAGGCGTCAGGGGGCCAGCAGCGGCGCCCGCAGGGGGAGGTCGGTCCCCACGAGCACTGCCTGCGCAGCCCGCAGGTTCCGGTGGTTGATGACGATCGGTGCCAGCAGGTTGACGGTCGCCGTCGCCGGGTCG contains the following coding sequences:
- a CDS encoding response regulator transcription factor is translated as MTGGGLRVLVVDDDFRVASLHAGYVDAVAGFEVAGTAGSVAQARTLLARQQAAGTPVDLALLDVYLPDGSGLDLLGSCDAFVLSAAGEPGSFRRAVRCGALGYLVKPFGEAVLHTRLRAYARYRRVLATAEEHGQPLDQDVADAAFRALHADAAATRGGSAATSATRDLVLRALAEAAEPLSAADVAAATGISRATAQRHLAALDGEGKLALRLRYGATGRPEQRYAPLT
- a CDS encoding putative bifunctional diguanylate cyclase/phosphodiesterase yields the protein MSRWPWSARHSAGDDVRTRVVPWAIVSPLVVVGVVALVEVLAAGGPSLRVLLAALAGGLVAALLLLVLALQSAVRLDGEGRHQQEALDAALRQALHDPLTDLGNRQLFTDRLQHALARRSSGACAVLYLDLDGFKGVNDTHGHAVGDIVLVEVANRLRAAVRPEDTVARFGGDEFAVLCEDLADELNASRIAERVVNSIADRPIEFGGGRRLVITPSVGIALARDEADASKLLRRADAALYRAKEGGKARSELFDERMQAQAVDTLQTEDDLALAVAEGQLRLHYQPIVDLRDGHVQGVEALLRWQHPRRGLLQPAEFVPLAERSGLIVDIGKWVIDEAWKTLEHWYSTIEDCRLTIAVNVSRRQLANAELLDAVASSQPTGPAGNALLVEVSEELLVADANAGFSTLHALRMMGVRVAVDDFGAGVSSLAHLQTMPIDHVKVDRHFVAGLGRHRQDEAVVAGIIGMAKNMGVGVVAEGVESSDQLEALKRLGCDSAQGFLLGRPSPDVRDVVDLPALEARQGAAPAVQEAVR
- a CDS encoding TrmH family RNA methyltransferase, with product MPRIDLEDLDDPRYTGFLRDFTALRDVQLRTRREPAEGLFLAESVEVIRRALENGYAPRSFLVSPHRYAELAGDLPDDAPVFVAPPRTVEALTGVDLHRGALGSFARPAPRSVADLLAALPPGPARLVVLEDIADATNVGAIVRSVAAFGVDGFVVSPRCADPLYRRSVRVSMGTVLHLPWARAVSWPGDLDLLREAGFTVAALALSDDSVALGEFAAPERLAFLLGTEGDGLSRRAVAAADVVVRIPMDPRVDSLNVAAASAVALWETRRA
- a CDS encoding NAD(P)H-dependent glycerol-3-phosphate dehydrogenase, whose protein sequence is MRVAVLGAGAWGTTVAGVLAQSADVALWCRRGELAEEVAATRENSRYLPGVELPDRILATPDVAVALGGASLVVLAVPLQQLRSRLAAWRPEFPDVPVVNLAKGVETATGQFGTEVVQDVLRDRQVLALSGPNLAAEIARGQPAATVVAGSDAAVATAVATAFTTPQFHAHAVTDVVGVDVAGAFKNVVALAVGMVEGAGLGANARAAVLTLGLSEMAALGGRLGARPETFLGLAGAGDLVATSTSTLSRNHRVGLALGEGLPLADAVGRAGGTAEGVATAPALLRRDADLPFVRDVVAVLAGERSPVAAVSRLLSAT
- a CDS encoding SRPBCC family protein, whose amino-acid sequence is MRLTVRGPRPATAVWADYAQIARWPTWAPHMTSVDADADRIAEGVTGRVHGGPVRLRFTITAVDEDAMTWSWRVLGIRMAHAVRAVPGGCVTTFDGPAPYLPVAWCALRRLVSGRRQQAGHRGDG
- a CDS encoding YbaK/EbsC family protein, producing MSGPQRAAGSLTLLPAAEHPELLPEAVRAVLPEGAWVADIDPDLADTAALVEAAGVPLDGSANCVVVAGKREGEERIAACVVLASTRADVNGAVKRLLEVRKASFLSMDRAVEESGMEYGGITPVGLPAGWRVLVDQRVADTDWLLVGSGLRRSKLVVRGDDLAALPGAEVVDIAMDIAQG
- a CDS encoding YbhB/YbcL family Raf kinase inhibitor-like protein yields the protein MDLERPIAPDPYSLLPTVPSFALHSTDVTSGEQMDEKHAGGNVSPQLSWDGFPEGTKSFLVNCFDPDAPTPAGFWHWAVVDVPVGVTSLEQGATAPQGATVLRNDMGTQDFTGAAPPPGDREHRYVFAVHALDVESLGLPEGATPTVAAFTSLGHVLARATLSPVYSR
- a CDS encoding flagellar assembly protein FliW, producing the protein MSIASETTPKIEFISPLVGLEEHRSFELEPLDEDGLFFTMRSTSDPSLQLVVADPMPFYPDYEPMIDGDTARSLEIVDEKDGAVLAVVNMQGGAEKATMNLLAPIVLNPKAHRATQAVLYGKDQPLDAPLVRKD